Proteins found in one Triticum urartu cultivar G1812 chromosome 4, Tu2.1, whole genome shotgun sequence genomic segment:
- the LOC125552084 gene encoding uncharacterized protein LOC125552084 isoform X1 — MPRGAAKRRREPPPVAAAGERKLLPGEHVEVISFDPGLCGSWHQAVVIEILDNFRSVRYNDFVDDNGSGSPLVERVEVSDAIDGKSSAAQGSTRGKVRPVHPRQPLQVSDASYGLWVDALVEGSYWEGVIADHAEGSMERKVFFPDEGDERIMAVDQLRHTQDWDEVTGTWKPRGIWLFLQMLLSHEEKDGLPVSVRQIWYDLRSNLSLTAEDNTWMCGTESFWEGSLAALIAELRSVCDKPHQDGNQIGDSCRSAETSTSAAFQNKNIEPIVSDKLDSASAAICRTMLEFISYYRNNDRISARAKRESAKHYLKSVGWTFVDDRAKNRYCVSPDGKRFASFIAACEAYLAQKGCHTNDLLLHSATRNSEDCSSIGTDLILMENKHHNKLSTDASASWMPVQLDAKFSPPIASLLANYQEVTSFSQGQINETMRMKLKEHLLALGWRIVFKEDDIIRPNGQPSTIKRYRYKSPVGKTYVSFLQVLRSFAVQCIKRVKGNNTEGIPDNCNYLAANRVNLDAAVSRDLATLGKRKRENKSDVVGKYVDCVEADVQNVRKKKFLRSKAKKFLKSSGWIVCQKMKSSKKRELRYHSPHGKSYKCLLAACKGYLEDGYQKENNVSSGITTDTSIALGGGARDTSGRKDLPVSVLDRHDGMFSWPTCHVKSKKRKSSSVPMSHARVLSSTHGQILPYQHRAKTVLSLLVDKNILLPRVKLTYKQRSDGPRLKEGAVTKDGIKCRCCNELFTLESFEVHAGCSTRLPAAHIFLKDGRSLSQCLVELMGENKPKESLHVRLKTNCSDTESDSICSICNEGGEILLCDNCPSSFHHACVGLEATPEGSWYCPSCRCSICDLSDYDPDTNQFTEKTIMYCDQCEREYHVGCMRNKGDQLTCCPEGCWFCSRGCSEIFQHLQELIGKPIPTPVEGLSCTILRFDRENASDHGDFYNEIMAEQYGKLCIALDVLHECFVTIIEPRTRRDLSEDIVFNRESGLRRLNFRGFYTILLQKDGELISVGTFRVCGKKFAELPLIGTRIQHRRQGMCRLLMNELEKLLSGLGVERLILPAIPQLLETWTGSFGFTAMSCSERFELAESSILSFQGTTICQKILDATDHNPRDMSIQLVLNAEEIELGKNSIVSFERTTACDTVVNNASNHSEELKVTAQTNYNSLACDTVVNNASNHSEELEVTAQTNYNSLALAENSVFSSWGTTICQKVSSNAFSHPEELNGSEYQLECTRIVRETLESDSQESTSVGVEDRDQPEPELLLEIRSNSSEEGNCAVGVPIITPNPEVNFAVDSHGQPYDSVGADQCSESCVSTEVIKPVAAAPGSKYKGKCYERNRWSNGRRKLEMHGYGVSTK; from the exons ATGCCGCGGGGGGCCGCCAAGCGGAGGCGCGAGCCGCCCCCCGTCGCCGCCGCGGGGGAGCGGAAGCTTCTTCCGGGCGAGCACGTCGAG GTCATTAGTTTTGATCCAGGGCTATGCGGATCATGGCATCAGGCTGTTGTGATTGAAATTTTGGACAACTTCCGCTCTGTAAGATACAATGATTTTGTTGATGACAATGGTAGCGGGTCACCTCTTGTTGAGAGAGTTGAGGTGTCAGATGCTATCGATGGCAAGTCAAGTGCGGCTCAGGGATCCACTCGTGGAAAAGTAAGACCGGTGCATCCACGTCAACCGCTGCAGGTATCTGATGCAAGCTATGGACTGTGGGTTGATGCACTAGTGGAAGGATCCTACTGGGAAGGTGTAATTGCTGATCACGCTGAAGGCTCCATGGAGAGGAAGGTCTTTTTTCCTGATGAAGGTGATGAACGCATTATGGCAGTCGACCAGCTACGCCATACTCAGGACTGGGATGAAGTTACTGGAACATGGAAACCACGCGGGATCTGGTTGTTTCTCCAAATGCTGTTGTCACATGAAGAGAAGGATGGTTTACCTGTATCAGTCAGGCAGATATGGTATGACCTGAGGTCAAATCTTTCATTGACGGCAGAAGACAATACGTGGATGTGTGGAACAGAGTCTTTTTGGGAGGGATCACTTGCAGCCCTTATTGCAGAATTACGGTCTGTATGTGACAAACCTCACCAAGATGGAAATCAAATAGGAGACTCTTGTAGATCAGCAGAAACTTCAACATCTGCAGCCTTTCAAAATAAGAATATCGAGCCAATTGTCTCGGATAAGCTGGATTCTGCATCAGCTGCTATCTGCCGGACCATGTTAGAGTTCATCTCATACTATCGCAATAACGACAGGATTAGTGCTCGTGCCAAACGGGAGTCTGCAAAGCACTATCTTAAATCAGTAGGGTGGACCTTTGTAGACGATAGAGCTAAGAACAGATATTGTGTCTCACCTGATGGGAAGCGGTTTGCATCTTTTATAGCAGCATGTGAGGCTTACCTGGCACAGAAGGGTTGTCATACAAATGATTTGCTTCTACATAGCGCGACTCGAAATAGTGAAGATTGCAGCTCAATTGGCACAGATCTTATCCTAATGGAGAACAAACACCATAATAAGTTGAGTACGGATGCCTCAGCTTCTTGGATGCCAGTACAGCTAGATGCAAAATTTTCCCCACCGATAGCGTCGCTGCTTGCTAATTACCAAGAGGTTACCAGTTTTTCCCAGGGACAAATTAATGAAACCATGAGGATGAAGCTGAAGGAGCATCTCCTGGCATTAGGTTGGAGAATTGTGTTCAAAGAAGACGATATTATAAGGCCTAACGGTCAACCAAGTACTATTAAGAGATACCGGTACAAGTCACCTGTCGGGAAGACTTACGTTTCTTTCCTTCAAGTACTCAGGAGCTTCGCAGTTCAGTGTATTAAACGAGTTAAAGGGAACAATACTGAAGGCATTCCTGATAATTGCAATTATTTGGCAGCAAACAGAGTAAATCTCGATGCAGCAGTTTCAAGGGACCTGGCAACACTTGGTAAGCGTAAACGTGAAAATAAATCTGATGTTGTAGGGAAATATGTAGACTGTGTGGAAGCGGATGTGCAGAATGTCAGGAAAAAGAAATTTCTGAGATCAAAAGCTAAGAAGTTCCTCAAATCTTCTGGTTGGATAGTCTGCCAAAAGATGAAATCTAGTAAAAAACGGGAGCTTCGGTATCATTCTCCACATGGCAAGTCCTACAAATGTCTGCTGGCAGCATGTAAAGGATACTTAGAGGATGGATATCAAAAGGAGAATAATGTAAGCTCTGGGATCACCACTGATACGTCTATAGCACTCGGTGGCGGAGCAAGGGATACAAGTGGAAGAAAGGACCTGCCGGTTTCAGTTTTAGATAGACATGATGGCATGTTTAGCTGGCCTACATGTCATGTAAAATCAAAGAAAAGAAAATCATCTTCGGTGCCTATGAGCCATGCACGAGTTTTGAGTTCAACACATGGACAAATCCTGCCATATCAGCATCGTGCTAAAACCGTTCTGTCTCTGTTGGTAGACAAAAATATTCTATTACCAAGAGTTAAACTTACTTATAAGCAAAGAAGTGATGGGCCTCGGCTAAAGGAAGGTGCCGTTACTAAAGATGGAATAAAATGCAGGTGTTGCAATGAACTATTCACTCTGGAAAGCTTTGAGGTTCATGCTGGGTGCAGTACTCGGTTACCTGCTGCTCATATCTTTTTGAAGGATGGGAGGTCCCTTTCACAGTGTTTAGTTGAATTGATGGGTGAAAACAAGCCCAAAGAATCACTGCACGTGCGCTTGAAGACAAATTGTTCTGATACAGAAAGTGATTCAATATGCTCGATATGCAATGAGGGTGGGGAAATATTACTTTGTGACAATTGTCCTTCATCCTTCCACCATGCTTGTGTCGGTTTGGAG GCCACTCCGGAAGGAAGCTGGTACTGTCCATCTTGTAGATGTAGTATTTGTGACTTGAGTGATTATGATCCTGATACCAACCAATTCACCGAGAAGACTATTATGTATTGTGATCAGTGTGAACGTGAAT ATCATGTTGGTTGCATGAGAAACAAAGGTGATCAGCTCACCTGCTGTCCAGAAGGGTGCTGGTTTTGCAGTAGGGGATGCTCAGAG ATATTTCAGCATTTGCAAGAGCTTATCGGGAAACCAATTCCAACTCCTGTCGAAGGCTTATCATGCACCATACTCAGATTTGACAGAGAAAATGCTAGTGACCATGGCGATTTTTACAATGAGATAATGGCAGAACAGTATGGCAAGCTGTGCATTGCACTTGATGTTCTTCATGAATGTTTTGTTACTATTATCGAGCCCCGCACACGAAGAGATCTTTCTGAAGATATTGTGTTCAATAGAGA ATCAGGTCTCCGACGGCTTAATTTTAGGGGATTTTACACGATACTTCTCCAGAAAGATGGTGAGCTAATATCTGTCGGCACTTTTAG GGTATGTGGGAAGAAGTTTGCTGAGCTGCCTCTTATCGGTACAAGAATTCAACATCGTCGACAAGGAATGTGTCGCTTACTGATGAATGAACTGGAAAAG TTACTTTCTGGCTTGGGGGTGGAAAGGCTTATCTTACCGGCGATTCCTCAGCTTCTAGAAACATGGACAGGATCATTTGGTTTCACAGCAATGTCTTGCTCTGAGAGGTTTGAATTGGCAGAGAGCAGCATTCTCAGTTTCCAGGGAACCACCATCTGTCAGAAGATTTTAGATGCCACGGATCATAATCCAAGAGATATGAGCATCCAGTTGGTGCTTAATGCGGAAGAAATTGAGTTGGGGAAGAACAGCATTGTCAGTTTTGAAAGAACCACCGCATGTGACACGGTTGTGAACAATGCATCCAATCATTCAGAAGAGTTGAAGGTTACAGCGCAGACTAACTATAACAGTCTAGCATGTGACACGGTTGTGAACAATGCATCCAATCATTCAGAAGAGTTGGAGGTCACAGCGCAGACTAACTATAACAGTCTAGCATTGGCAGAGAACTCcgttttcagctcttggggaaccaCTATTTGTCAGAAGGTTTCAAGTAATGCATTTAGCCATCCAGAAGAGTTGAAtg GATCTGAGTACCAACTGGAATGTACTAGGATCGTTCGCGAGACATTGGAAAGTGATAGTCAAGAAAGCACTTCAGTGGGGGTAGAAGATAGAGACCAACCGGAGCCTGAGCTGTTACTGGAAATTCGGAGTAACAGTAGTGAAGAGGGCAATTGTGCTGTTGGTGTTCCCATTATTACGCCAAACCCAGAAGTTAACTTTGCGGTGGACAGTCATGGGCAGCCGTATGACAG TGTTGGTGCAGATCAGTGCAGCGAGAGTTGTGTTTCAACTGAGGTTATTAAGCCTGTTGCG GCGGCTCCAGGATCCAAATACAAGGGTAAATGCTACGAGCGGAATAGATGGAGCAACGGCCGTAGGAAACTAGAAATGCACGGCTATGGGGTCTCCACAAAATGA
- the LOC125552084 gene encoding uncharacterized protein LOC125552084 isoform X2, producing MPRGAAKRRREPPPVAAAGERKLLPGEHVEVISFDPGLCGSWHQAVVIEILDNFRSVRYNDFVDDNGSGSPLVERVEVSDAIDGKSSAAQGSTRGKVRPVHPRQPLQVSDASYGLWVDALVEGSYWEGVIADHAEGSMERKVFFPDEGDERIMAVDQLRHTQDWDEVTGTWKPRGIWLFLQMLLSHEEKDGLPVSVRQIWYDLRSNLSLTAEDNTWMCGTESFWEGSLAALIAELRSVCDKPHQDGNQIGDSCRSAETSTSAAFQNKNIEPIVSDKLDSASAAICRTMLEFISYYRNNDRISARAKRESAKHYLKSVGWTFVDDRAKNRYCVSPDGKRFASFIAACEAYLAQKGCHTNDLLLHSATRNSEDCSSIGTDLILMENKHHNKLSTDASASWMPVQLDAKFSPPIASLLANYQEVTSFSQGQINETMRMKLKEHLLALGWRIVFKEDDIIRPNGQPSTIKRYRYKSPVGKTYVSFLQVLRSFAVQCIKRVKGNNTEGIPDNCNYLAANRVNLDAAVSRDLATLGKRKRENKSDVVGKYVDCVEADVQNVRKKKFLRSKAKKFLKSSGWIVCQKMKSSKKRELRYHSPHGKSYKCLLAACKGYLEDGYQKENNVSSGITTDTSIALGGGARDTSGRKDLPVSVLDRHDGMFSWPTCHVKSKKRKSSSVPMSHARVLSSTHGQILPYQHRAKTVLSLLVDKNILLPRVKLTYKQRSDGPRLKEGAVTKDGIKCRCCNELFTLESFEVHAGCSTRLPAAHIFLKDGRSLSQCLVELMGENKPKESLHVRLKTNCSDTESDSICSICNEGGEILLCDNCPSSFHHACVGLEATPEGSWYCPSCRCSICDLSDYDPDTNQFTEKTIMYCDQCEREYHVGCMRNKGDQLTCCPEGCWFCSRGCSEIFQHLQELIGKPIPTPVEGLSCTILRFDRENASDHGDFYNEIMAEQYGKLCIALDVLHECFVTIIEPRTRRDLSEDIVFNRESGLRRLNFRGFYTILLQKDGELISVGTFRVCGKKFAELPLIGTRIQHRRQGMCRLLMNELEKLLSGLGVERLILPAIPQLLETWTGSFGFTAMSCSERFELAESSILSFQGTTICQKILDATDHNPRDMSIQLVLNAEEIELGKNSIVSFERTTACDTVVNNASNHSEELKVTAQTNYNSLACDTVVNNASNHSEELEVTAQTNYNSLALAENSVFSSWGTTICQKVSSNAFSHPEELNGSEYQLECTRIVRETLESDSQESTSVGVEDRDQPEPELLLEIRSNSSEEGNCAVGVPIITPNPEVNFAVDSHGQPYDRSVQRELCFN from the exons ATGCCGCGGGGGGCCGCCAAGCGGAGGCGCGAGCCGCCCCCCGTCGCCGCCGCGGGGGAGCGGAAGCTTCTTCCGGGCGAGCACGTCGAG GTCATTAGTTTTGATCCAGGGCTATGCGGATCATGGCATCAGGCTGTTGTGATTGAAATTTTGGACAACTTCCGCTCTGTAAGATACAATGATTTTGTTGATGACAATGGTAGCGGGTCACCTCTTGTTGAGAGAGTTGAGGTGTCAGATGCTATCGATGGCAAGTCAAGTGCGGCTCAGGGATCCACTCGTGGAAAAGTAAGACCGGTGCATCCACGTCAACCGCTGCAGGTATCTGATGCAAGCTATGGACTGTGGGTTGATGCACTAGTGGAAGGATCCTACTGGGAAGGTGTAATTGCTGATCACGCTGAAGGCTCCATGGAGAGGAAGGTCTTTTTTCCTGATGAAGGTGATGAACGCATTATGGCAGTCGACCAGCTACGCCATACTCAGGACTGGGATGAAGTTACTGGAACATGGAAACCACGCGGGATCTGGTTGTTTCTCCAAATGCTGTTGTCACATGAAGAGAAGGATGGTTTACCTGTATCAGTCAGGCAGATATGGTATGACCTGAGGTCAAATCTTTCATTGACGGCAGAAGACAATACGTGGATGTGTGGAACAGAGTCTTTTTGGGAGGGATCACTTGCAGCCCTTATTGCAGAATTACGGTCTGTATGTGACAAACCTCACCAAGATGGAAATCAAATAGGAGACTCTTGTAGATCAGCAGAAACTTCAACATCTGCAGCCTTTCAAAATAAGAATATCGAGCCAATTGTCTCGGATAAGCTGGATTCTGCATCAGCTGCTATCTGCCGGACCATGTTAGAGTTCATCTCATACTATCGCAATAACGACAGGATTAGTGCTCGTGCCAAACGGGAGTCTGCAAAGCACTATCTTAAATCAGTAGGGTGGACCTTTGTAGACGATAGAGCTAAGAACAGATATTGTGTCTCACCTGATGGGAAGCGGTTTGCATCTTTTATAGCAGCATGTGAGGCTTACCTGGCACAGAAGGGTTGTCATACAAATGATTTGCTTCTACATAGCGCGACTCGAAATAGTGAAGATTGCAGCTCAATTGGCACAGATCTTATCCTAATGGAGAACAAACACCATAATAAGTTGAGTACGGATGCCTCAGCTTCTTGGATGCCAGTACAGCTAGATGCAAAATTTTCCCCACCGATAGCGTCGCTGCTTGCTAATTACCAAGAGGTTACCAGTTTTTCCCAGGGACAAATTAATGAAACCATGAGGATGAAGCTGAAGGAGCATCTCCTGGCATTAGGTTGGAGAATTGTGTTCAAAGAAGACGATATTATAAGGCCTAACGGTCAACCAAGTACTATTAAGAGATACCGGTACAAGTCACCTGTCGGGAAGACTTACGTTTCTTTCCTTCAAGTACTCAGGAGCTTCGCAGTTCAGTGTATTAAACGAGTTAAAGGGAACAATACTGAAGGCATTCCTGATAATTGCAATTATTTGGCAGCAAACAGAGTAAATCTCGATGCAGCAGTTTCAAGGGACCTGGCAACACTTGGTAAGCGTAAACGTGAAAATAAATCTGATGTTGTAGGGAAATATGTAGACTGTGTGGAAGCGGATGTGCAGAATGTCAGGAAAAAGAAATTTCTGAGATCAAAAGCTAAGAAGTTCCTCAAATCTTCTGGTTGGATAGTCTGCCAAAAGATGAAATCTAGTAAAAAACGGGAGCTTCGGTATCATTCTCCACATGGCAAGTCCTACAAATGTCTGCTGGCAGCATGTAAAGGATACTTAGAGGATGGATATCAAAAGGAGAATAATGTAAGCTCTGGGATCACCACTGATACGTCTATAGCACTCGGTGGCGGAGCAAGGGATACAAGTGGAAGAAAGGACCTGCCGGTTTCAGTTTTAGATAGACATGATGGCATGTTTAGCTGGCCTACATGTCATGTAAAATCAAAGAAAAGAAAATCATCTTCGGTGCCTATGAGCCATGCACGAGTTTTGAGTTCAACACATGGACAAATCCTGCCATATCAGCATCGTGCTAAAACCGTTCTGTCTCTGTTGGTAGACAAAAATATTCTATTACCAAGAGTTAAACTTACTTATAAGCAAAGAAGTGATGGGCCTCGGCTAAAGGAAGGTGCCGTTACTAAAGATGGAATAAAATGCAGGTGTTGCAATGAACTATTCACTCTGGAAAGCTTTGAGGTTCATGCTGGGTGCAGTACTCGGTTACCTGCTGCTCATATCTTTTTGAAGGATGGGAGGTCCCTTTCACAGTGTTTAGTTGAATTGATGGGTGAAAACAAGCCCAAAGAATCACTGCACGTGCGCTTGAAGACAAATTGTTCTGATACAGAAAGTGATTCAATATGCTCGATATGCAATGAGGGTGGGGAAATATTACTTTGTGACAATTGTCCTTCATCCTTCCACCATGCTTGTGTCGGTTTGGAG GCCACTCCGGAAGGAAGCTGGTACTGTCCATCTTGTAGATGTAGTATTTGTGACTTGAGTGATTATGATCCTGATACCAACCAATTCACCGAGAAGACTATTATGTATTGTGATCAGTGTGAACGTGAAT ATCATGTTGGTTGCATGAGAAACAAAGGTGATCAGCTCACCTGCTGTCCAGAAGGGTGCTGGTTTTGCAGTAGGGGATGCTCAGAG ATATTTCAGCATTTGCAAGAGCTTATCGGGAAACCAATTCCAACTCCTGTCGAAGGCTTATCATGCACCATACTCAGATTTGACAGAGAAAATGCTAGTGACCATGGCGATTTTTACAATGAGATAATGGCAGAACAGTATGGCAAGCTGTGCATTGCACTTGATGTTCTTCATGAATGTTTTGTTACTATTATCGAGCCCCGCACACGAAGAGATCTTTCTGAAGATATTGTGTTCAATAGAGA ATCAGGTCTCCGACGGCTTAATTTTAGGGGATTTTACACGATACTTCTCCAGAAAGATGGTGAGCTAATATCTGTCGGCACTTTTAG GGTATGTGGGAAGAAGTTTGCTGAGCTGCCTCTTATCGGTACAAGAATTCAACATCGTCGACAAGGAATGTGTCGCTTACTGATGAATGAACTGGAAAAG TTACTTTCTGGCTTGGGGGTGGAAAGGCTTATCTTACCGGCGATTCCTCAGCTTCTAGAAACATGGACAGGATCATTTGGTTTCACAGCAATGTCTTGCTCTGAGAGGTTTGAATTGGCAGAGAGCAGCATTCTCAGTTTCCAGGGAACCACCATCTGTCAGAAGATTTTAGATGCCACGGATCATAATCCAAGAGATATGAGCATCCAGTTGGTGCTTAATGCGGAAGAAATTGAGTTGGGGAAGAACAGCATTGTCAGTTTTGAAAGAACCACCGCATGTGACACGGTTGTGAACAATGCATCCAATCATTCAGAAGAGTTGAAGGTTACAGCGCAGACTAACTATAACAGTCTAGCATGTGACACGGTTGTGAACAATGCATCCAATCATTCAGAAGAGTTGGAGGTCACAGCGCAGACTAACTATAACAGTCTAGCATTGGCAGAGAACTCcgttttcagctcttggggaaccaCTATTTGTCAGAAGGTTTCAAGTAATGCATTTAGCCATCCAGAAGAGTTGAAtg GATCTGAGTACCAACTGGAATGTACTAGGATCGTTCGCGAGACATTGGAAAGTGATAGTCAAGAAAGCACTTCAGTGGGGGTAGAAGATAGAGACCAACCGGAGCCTGAGCTGTTACTGGAAATTCGGAGTAACAGTAGTGAAGAGGGCAATTGTGCTGTTGGTGTTCCCATTATTACGCCAAACCCAGAAGTTAACTTTGCGGTGGACAGTCATGGGCAGCCGTATGACAG ATCAGTGCAGCGAGAGTTGTGTTTCAACTGA